From a region of the Pongo pygmaeus isolate AG05252 chromosome 5, NHGRI_mPonPyg2-v2.0_pri, whole genome shotgun sequence genome:
- the LOC134739789 gene encoding uncharacterized protein LOC134739789 — MSPNVERQGTPDVWVPLSNPRVGRRPPAPRRGLLLPRDAPARGPSALLAAAPFRLPSPACARPPRRSHPLGCRGRQSPRHLPFVIQPVGTAPSLDLDTAGACSGLTLRAGAGRTDWAAVLTAQQRRALARGALPRVAVMAAEVARPSGLA; from the exons ATGTCCCCCAATGTGGAAAGGCAGGGCACACCT GACGTGTGGGTGCCGCTCAGCAACCCCCGCGTCGGCCGCCGACCCCCAGCTCCCCGGCGGGGCCTCCTCCTGCCACGTGACGCCCCCGCCAGGGGCCCCAGCGCCCTCCTCGCGGCCGCGCCGTTCCGGCTCCCGAGCCCCGCCTGCGCGCGGCCTCCTCGGCGCAGCCATCCTCTTGGCTGCCGCGGGCGGCAAAGCCCACGGCATCTGCCATTTGTCATTCAGCCCGTCGGTACCGCCCCGAGCCTTGATTTAGACACGGCTGGGGCGTGCTCTGGCCTCACTCTCCGGGCGGGTGCTGGACGGACGGACTGGGCAGCCGTGCTCACAGCCCAGCAGCGCAGGGCCTTGGCGCGCGGGGCGCTTCCCCGGGTCGCCGTCATGGCCGCGGAGGTGGCACGCCCGAGCGGCCTCGCCTGA